ggtataggtctcactctgctggtattgatggctggtataggtctcactctgctggtattgatggctggtataggtctcactctgctggtattgatggctggtataggtctcactctgctggtattgatggctggtataggtctcacactctgctggtattgatggatggtataggtctcacactctgctggtattgatggatggtataggtctcactctgctggtattgatggctggtataggtctcactctgctggtattgatggctggtataggtctcactctgctggtattgatggatggtataggtctcactctgctggtattgatggctggtataggtctcccTCTGCtgtattgatggctggtataggtctcactctgctgtaTTGATGGCTGGTGTAGGTCTCACACTGCTGGTATTGATGAATGGTTAGGTCtgactctgctggtattgatgactggtataggtctcactctgctggtattgatggatggtataggtctcacactctgctggtattgatggatggtataggtctcactctgctggtattgatggatggtataggtctcactctgctggtattgatggatggtataggtctcactctgctggtattgatgactggtataggtctcactctgctggtattgatggatggtataggtctcactctgctggtatagatggatggtataggtctcactctgctggtattgatggctggtataggtctcactctgctggtattgatggatggtataggtctcactctttGCTGGTATTGAtgactggtataggtctcactctgctggtattgatggatggtataggtctcacactttGCTGGTATTGAtgactggtataggtctcactctgctggtattgatggctggtataggtctcactctgctggtatggtataggtctcactctgctggtattgatggctggtataggtctcactctgctggtattgatggctggtataggtctcactctgcttgtattgatggctggtataggtctcactctgctggtattgatggctggtataggtctcacactctgctggtattgatggatggtataggtctcacactctgctggtattgatggatggtataggtctcactctgctggtgttgatggatggtataggtctcactctgctggtattgatggatggtataggtctcactctgctggtattgatggatggtataggtctcactctttGCTGGTATTGAtgactggtataggtctcactctgctggtattgatggctggtataggtctcactctgctggtattgatggatggtataggtctcactctgctggtattgatggctggtataggtctcactctgctggtattgatggctggtataggtctcacactctgctggtattgatggctggtataggtctcactctgctggtattgatgggtggtataggtctcacactctgctggtattgatggatggtataggtctcactctgctggtattgatggctggtataggtctcactctgctggtattgatggctggtataggtctcactctgctggtattgatggatggtataggtctcactctgatggtattgatggctggtataggtctcccTCTGATGTATTGATGGCTGGTGTAGGTCTCCCTCTGATGTATTGATGGCTGGTGTAGGTCTCACACTGCTGGTATTGATGAATGGTTAGGTCtgactctgctggtattgatgactggtataggtctcatactctgctggtattgatggttGGCATAGGTCTCACTCTGATGGTATTGATGGGTGCGAAGgttctgaatcagagagagaaaaaggacgAGAGAGATATTCTATTAATCATATTTTAATATGAATGATTTATCATCATATGTTAGGATTATACATGACTTGTAGTTTCTTTGTAACTTCTGTTATAAATGATTCTATCTGCCATTGAAAATACTCTTTGACTCAGGCTGGGTTACCAAACATATGGACTTCAAATCAAGATGGCTACCCAAAATAAAACTACAACACCCACTCTGACTGTAGTCTGCTCTCTGCTGTCACTTCCCCTGGTGGTCGTCCTGTTCAGAGGAACCTGAGTCTCAGTTGGAGCTGCAGAGGAAGAGTTATCACCAATTAAACAACAAGTTTGAGGTCAAACTAGGACACATCAGTGAAAAGTTAGAAGATGTTTACATATTGTTGTTAAAATCGTAGGTAATTATTTAAATAATATGTTAGACTGATTAGTATTACCCAGACTTAAAACATGAATGAGTGATTAAGTGAATCCTGACTGAGGGAGTGAGTTTACCTGTTGTTCTGCAGAAggagtagacacaggcagaggagaggagagaggagaggagagcagacacAGGACACAGACTGAACAGCAACATCCAACACAGACCACAGTCTACATCAGGTGTTCTGGCATCTGAACAAAACACACAGGAATAAATGGAGGACTATGATCATAGAGCTCATTCTCCTTTCATTCAAGGAAACCAGACATGCTATACCGCAATCAAATATACAGCCATTAAATAAATAGAGAATTATTTTGATTTTACCAAATGAAAGCCTTCTCATGACATGTCCATAGTGGTAGACATTTGTCTGTTCAATACGTTGCTCattctccatatttctctctataGTCCCACAGTAGTAGAGTCCCAGGTCAGATTCAGTGATGTTCTCAATCAGTAGATCATAGGACATGTTATAGTGGTTCCAGAACATTGTATACCGAGGGAGAGGATTGAGGAAATGAGATGACAAACGGTTATAATATGTAATAACAAGAGGAGGCTGGTGCTCATGAGAACAATTCCTGAACCAGACTGTGTACATTTCACTTGTTGTTCTACAGTCACTATAGAGAGTGATGttgtctcctggtctgactcTCAGCtccacctctgctgcagagatcCCATCCTGACTGGAGGAAACAGCACCTACAGGTAGCAGAGGAACAGTGTTAGGATGAACTGACTGGAGGAAACAGCACCTACAGGTAGCAGAGGAACAGTGTTAGGATGAACTGACTGGAGGAAACAGCACCTACAGGTAGCAGAGGAACAGTGTTAGGATGAACTGACTGGAGGAAACAGCACCTACAGGTAGCAGAGGACAATAGGGAGcaatggcaacaacagagagctgtggcaacaacagagctatggcaacaacagagagctatggcaacaacagagctatggcaacaacagagctatggcaacaacagagctatggcaacaacagagctatggcaacaacagagagctatggcaacaacagagagctatggcaacaacagagagctatggcaacaacagagagctatggcaacaacagagaactgtggcaacaacagagaactgtggcaacaacagagctatggcaacagcagagagctgtggcaacaacagagagctgtggcaacaacagagagatatggcaacaacagagagctatggcaacaacagagagctatggcaacaacagagaactgtggcaacaacagagaactgtggcaacaacagagctatggcaacagcagagagctatggcaacaacagagagctatggcaacaacagagctatggcaacaacagagagctatggcaacaacagagctatggcaacaacagagagctgtggcaacaacagagctatggcaacaacagagagctatggcaacaacagagctatggcaacaacagagagctatggcaacaacagagagctgtggcaacaacagagctatggcaacaacagagctatggcaacaacagagagctatggcaacaacagagagctatggcaacaacagagctatggcaacaacagagagctatggcaacaacagagagctgtggcaacaacagagagctgtggcaacaacagagctatggcaacaacagagagctatggcaacaacagagagctatggcaacaacagagagctatggcaacaacagagagctgtggcaacaacagagagctgtggcaacaacagagagctgtggcaacaacagagctatggcaacaacagagagctgtggcaacaacagagagctgtggcaacaacagagagctgtggcaacaacagagctatggcaacaacagagagctatggcaacaacagagagctatggcaacaacagagagctatggcaacaacagagagctatggcaacaacagagagctatggcaacaacagagagctatggcaacaacagagagctatggcaacaacagagagctatggcaacaacagagagctgtggcaacaacagagagctatggcaacaacagagagctatggcaacaacagagagctatggcaacaacagagagctgtggcaacaacagagagctatggcaacaacagagagctatggcaacaacagagagctatggcaacaacagagagctatggcaacaacagagagctatggcaacaacagagagctgtggagagctatggcaacaacagagagctatggcaacaacagagctatggcaacaacagagagctatggcaaacagagctatggcaacaacagagctatggcaacaacagagagctatggcaacaacagagagctatggcaacaacagagctatggcaacaacagagagctatggcaacaacagagagctatggcaacaacagagagctatggcaacaacagagaactgtggcaacaacagagctatggcaacaacagagagctatggcaacaacagagagctgtggcaacaacagagctatggcaacaacagagctatggcaacaacagagctatggcaacaagagctatggcaacaacagagctatggcaacaacagagctatggcaacaacagagagctgtggcaacaacagagctatggcaacaacagagagctatggcaacaacagagctatggcaacaacagagagctatggcaacaacagagagctatggcaacaacagagagctatggcaacaacagagagctgtggcaacaacagagctatggcaacaacagagagctatggcaacaacagagctatggcaacaacagagctatggcaacaacagagagctatggcaacaacagagagctatggcaacaacagagagctatggcaacaacagagagctatggcaacaacagagctatggcaacaacagagagctatggcaacaacagagagctatggcaacaacagagagctatggcaacaacagagagctgtggcaacaacagagaactgtggcaacaacagagagctatggcaacaacagagagctatggcaacaacagagagctatggcaacaacagagagctatggcaacaacagagctatggcaacaacagagagctatggcaacaacagagagctatggcaacaacagagagctatggcaacaacagagctatggcaacaacagagctatggcaacaacagagctatggcaacaagagagctatggcaacaacagagagctatggcaacaacagagagctatggcaacaacagagagctatggcaacaacagagagctatggcaacaacagagagctgtggcaacaacagagagctatggcaacaacagagctatggcaacaacagagctatggcaacaacagagagctatggcaacaacagagagctatggcaacaacagagagctatggcaacaacagagagctatggcaacaacagagctatggcaacaacagagagctggcaacaacagagctatggcaacaacagagcatGGAGagctggcaacaacagagagctatggcaacaacagagagctggcaacaacagagagctatggcaacaacagagctatggcaacaacagagagctatgagagctatggcaacaacagagagctatggcaacaacagagactgtggcaacaacagagagctgtggcaacaacagagctatggcaacaacagagagctatggcaacaacagagagctatggcaacaacagagagctatggcaacaacagagctatggcaacaacagagagcaacaacagagctatggcaacaacagagagctatggcaacaacagagagctatggcaacaacagagcatggcaacaacagagctatggcaacaacagagagctatggcaacaacagagagctatggcaacaacagagagctatggcaacaacagagagctatggcaacaacagagctatggcaacaacagagagctatggcaacaacagagagctatggcaacaacagagagctatggcaacaacagagctatggcaacaacagagctatggcaacaacagagctatggcaacaacagagagctatggcaacaacagagagctatggcaacaacagagagctatggcaacaacagagctatggcaacaacagagagctatggcaacaacagagagctatggcaacaacagagagctatggcaacaacagagaactgtggcaacaacagagaactgtggcaacaacagagctgtggcaacaacagagagctatggcaacaacagagagctatggcaacaacagagagctatggcaacaacagagctatggcaacaacagagagctatggcaacaacagagctatggcaacaacagagagctatggcaacaacagagctatggcaacaacagagctatggcaacaacagagctatggcaacaacacagagctatggcaacaacagagagctatggcaacaacagagagctatggcaacaacagagctatggcaacaacagagagctatggcaacaacagagagctatggcaacaacagagagctatggcaacaacagagaactgtggcaacaacagagaactgtggcaacaacagagctatggcaacaacagagagctatggcaacaacagagagctgtggcaacaacagagagctatggcaacaacagagaactgtggcaacaacagagctatggcaacaacagagagctgtggcaacaacagagagctgtggcaacaacagagagctgtggcaacaacagagctatggcaacaacagagagctatggcaacaacagagagctgtggcaacaacagagagctgtggcaacaacagagagctgtggcaacaacagagctatggcaacaacagagagctgtggcaacaacagagagctgtggcaacaacagagagctgtggcaacaacagagctatggcaacaacagagagctatggcaacaacagagagctatggcaacaacagagagctatggcaacaacagagagctgtggcaacaacagagctatggcaacaacagagagctatggcaacaacagagctatggcaacaacagagagctgtaccaacaacagagagctgtagcaacaacagagagctgtggcaac
This genomic window from Oncorhynchus tshawytscha isolate Ot180627B unplaced genomic scaffold, Otsh_v2.0 Un_contig_2847_pilon_pilon, whole genome shotgun sequence contains:
- the LOC121844339 gene encoding uncharacterized protein LOC121844339, whose product is MYTVWFRNCSHEHQPPLVITYYNRLSSHFLNPLPRYTMFWNHYNMSYDLLIENITESDLGLYYCGTIERNMENEQRIEQTNVYHYGHVMRRLSFDARTPDVDCGLCWMLLFSLCPVSALLSSLLSSACVYSFCRTTAPTETQVPLNRTTTRGSDSREQTTVRNLRTHQYHQSETYANHQYQQSMRPIPVINTSRVRPNHSSIPAV